The Nocardia sp. NBC_00508 nucleotide sequence CGAGGACAACCTGTCAACCGCGGTCGATGAGCTGATGACCGCCCGGCTTGCCGAGGTCTCCAGGCATGCACCGTCCTTCGCGACCGCGCTACGTGGCTACCGGGCCGCGCTCGTGCACGGCGACGAAGCGACCGCGTCCGCGGTGCTGGCCTGGCTCGGCGGCCAGCCGAATGTCGCGGCGGCCGCTCGCCGCGCCGCCGGGGTGCGCGGCGAGCTCGACCACTTCGGCGCGTTCGGTTTCTTGCAGGGCCTGCTCACGGTGCTGCACGACAGTGGGCACCGCGGCCTGCTCGTCGTCCTCGACGAGGTGGAAACGCTGCAGCGGGTGCGTTCCGACGCCCGCGACAAGGCACTGAACGCACTGCGCCAGCTTATCGACGAGGTGTATTCGGGCCGCTTCCCCGGGCTGTACCTGCTGATCACGGGGACGCCCGCGTTCTACGACGGACAGCAGGGAGTCCAGCGGCTCGCCCCGCTCGCACAACGACTTGCCACCGACTTCACCACCGACCCACGCTTCGACAACCCGCGTGCGGTGCAACTACGTCTCTCCGGCTTCACACTCGACTCGCTCACCGCACTGGGTATCACGATTCGCGACCTGTATGCGGCAGGCGCCGAATCCGGGGCGCGGATCAGCAAGGTGGCCGATGACGCCTACGTCACCGACCTGGCCCGTGCGGTGAGCGGTTCGCTCGGCGGCAAAGTCGGCGTCGCACCTCGGTTGTTCCTGAAGAAGCTCGTCGGCGACGTGCTGGATCGGATCGACCAGTTTCCGGATTTCGATCCACGGCAGCACTACCGGCTCACCGTGCACACGACCGAACTCACCGACACCGAACGCAACCTGGCCGCCGACGAACGGCCCGGTGCGACGGCCGATGAGATAGACCTCGACCTGTGATGGCAGTCGACCCGCTCGACCGCCTCGACCCGGTCGTGGTGCATCACATTGTCAACACCCTCGGCTGGCCCGATCTGCGACCCTTGCAGAAGGCGGCGATTACTCCCCTGCTCGACGGCGACGACGCGGTGCTGCTGGCGCCCACCGCGGGCGGTAAGACGGAGGCCGCCAGCTTCCCGCTGTTGTCGGCAATGGTCCAGCAGCAATGGACAGGCGTTTCGGTGTTGTACCTGTGCCCGCTGAAGGCGCTGCTGAACAACCTTGTCAGCCGCATCGACGCCTACGCCCAATGGCTGGGCCGCCGCGCGGCGCTGTGGCACGGCGACACCACCGAATCCCAACGCATACGCATCCGCCAGGAGCCACCGGACATTCTGCTCACCACCCCGGAGTCGTTGGAAGCCATGCTGATCGGGGTAAAAACCGATCACGGCGAACTGCTCGGAAGTATCCGTGCCGTGGTGGTCGACGAGGTCCATGCTTTTGCAGGCGACGATCGTGGCTGGCATCTGCTGGCCGTGCTGGAACGCCTGCAGCGCGTCACCGGTGGTCCCATCCAACGGGTTGGATTGTCGGCCACCGTAGGAAACCCGCAGGAGCTGCTGGCTTGGCTGCAGGGTTCTGGCGCCGGTTCCCGGCCAGGCCGAGTCGTCGCCCCGGACATGCCGACCGACGGCAAACCCGCCGCGAGTCCCCCGCCAGGGGAAGTGGAGCTGGACTATGTCGGCTCGCTCGCCAATGCTGCCAAGGTGATCGCCGCGCTGCACCGTGGCGAGAAACGTCTGGTCTTCTGCGATTCGCGCCGCCAAGTCGAACAGCTGGGCGCCGCCCTGCGCGCACGAGAGGTCACCGTTTTCCTGTCGCATGCCTCCCTCTCGCCCGACGAGCGCGCCCGCGCGGAACGGGCTTTCGCCGAGGCGCGCGACTGCGTCATCGTCGCGACCTCGACACTCGAGCTCGGCATCGACGTCGGTGACCTGGATCGGGTGATCCAGATCGACTCCCCCACCACAGTCGCTTCCTTCCTGCAACGCATCGGCCGGACCGGACGGCGGTCGGGCAGTACCCGCAACTGCTTGTTCCTGGCCACCACGGAGGAGTCTCTCGTGCAGGCGGCCGGCTTGTTGCTGCTGTGGAGCCGCGGCTGGGTCGAGCGGGTCGCCGCGCCACCCGAGCCGCGACACCTCGTCGCCCAGCAACTCCTCGCCGTCACCCTGCAGCGACACACTCTGGGCAATCGGCTGTGGCGGCGAGAGTGGAACGGCTTGGCCCCCTTCGATGGTTCTGCCGAGCCGATCCTGCGCCACCTCACCGATGCGGGCTATCTCGAAGACGACGGCGGCCTGCTGCACGTCGGCCCAGAGGCCGAGAAACGCTTCGGGCGCCGCCATTTCCTCGAACTGACCGCCGCATTCACTGCGCCACCCCAGTTCACCGTGCTGGCCGGACGCCAAGAGATCGGGCATGCCGACGCCTCTGTCCTCACCGACGACCGACCCGGGCCCCGGCTGTTGCTGCTCGCCGGACGAAGCTGGCGCGTGACGTATATCGATTGGAACCGCAAGCGGGTCTTCGTCGAGGCCGCCGAGGGCGGCGGTATCGCCAAGTGGTCCAGCCTCGGCCTGCGTGGACTGTCGTTCGAGCTCACCCGTGCCATCCGTGACGTATTGCTCGGCACAGACCCACCGGTATCACTGACCAAGCGGGCTTCGACGAAGCTCGCCGAGCAACGTCACGCGAGAAAGCCGGAGACCGGAACGTCGCAGACAACCACCATCACCCGCGCGGGTGGAATCACTCGCTGGTGGACCTGGGCGGGCTATCGGGCCAACGCCACCCTGGCGGCGACGTTGGCCGAGGTCGTCGACCCTGCGCAACGCCCATCCGACTTCGCAGTTCGCCTGCGACCGGACCTCACTGTGGACATCTGGCGCACCGCGCGTGGTTCGGCGGGCGGCAAATCGTGTTCGACGCTACCCACGGTCGATAAACGTGCCGTCAGAGGATTGAAGTTTTCCGATGTCCTCCCCGAAAGCCTTGCCACCGCAACGGTCGCCGCGCGGCTGGCTGATCTCGACAACGCCGAGACGCTGCTGAGCGAACATGTGCGGTTCCATTTCACCGACTGAACATCACCATGGTTTCTGCGGAAGCGAAGAAAGAGCCGGAT carries:
- a CDS encoding DEAD/DEAH box helicase → MAVDPLDRLDPVVVHHIVNTLGWPDLRPLQKAAITPLLDGDDAVLLAPTAGGKTEAASFPLLSAMVQQQWTGVSVLYLCPLKALLNNLVSRIDAYAQWLGRRAALWHGDTTESQRIRIRQEPPDILLTTPESLEAMLIGVKTDHGELLGSIRAVVVDEVHAFAGDDRGWHLLAVLERLQRVTGGPIQRVGLSATVGNPQELLAWLQGSGAGSRPGRVVAPDMPTDGKPAASPPPGEVELDYVGSLANAAKVIAALHRGEKRLVFCDSRRQVEQLGAALRAREVTVFLSHASLSPDERARAERAFAEARDCVIVATSTLELGIDVGDLDRVIQIDSPTTVASFLQRIGRTGRRSGSTRNCLFLATTEESLVQAAGLLLLWSRGWVERVAAPPEPRHLVAQQLLAVTLQRHTLGNRLWRREWNGLAPFDGSAEPILRHLTDAGYLEDDGGLLHVGPEAEKRFGRRHFLELTAAFTAPPQFTVLAGRQEIGHADASVLTDDRPGPRLLLLAGRSWRVTYIDWNRKRVFVEAAEGGGIAKWSSLGLRGLSFELTRAIRDVLLGTDPPVSLTKRASTKLAEQRHARKPETGTSQTTTITRAGGITRWWTWAGYRANATLAATLAEVVDPAQRPSDFAVRLRPDLTVDIWRTARGSAGGKSCSTLPTVDKRAVRGLKFSDVLPESLATATVAARLADLDNAETLLSEHVRFHFTD
- the brxD gene encoding BREX system ATP-binding protein BrxD; amino-acid sequence: MSTVQPAQVSAGRRRAVIDALRRGAVPESGLDLLATGLARFESAIDAEFDAVADGGSVFKAVRGEYGSGKTFFARWLAERAKRRNFAVAEVQISETETPLHKLETVYRRLTERLTTSSFPPSALRSVIDAWFYTLEEDALTDGADEDNLSTAVDELMTARLAEVSRHAPSFATALRGYRAALVHGDEATASAVLAWLGGQPNVAAAARRAAGVRGELDHFGAFGFLQGLLTVLHDSGHRGLLVVLDEVETLQRVRSDARDKALNALRQLIDEVYSGRFPGLYLLITGTPAFYDGQQGVQRLAPLAQRLATDFTTDPRFDNPRAVQLRLSGFTLDSLTALGITIRDLYAAGAESGARISKVADDAYVTDLARAVSGSLGGKVGVAPRLFLKKLVGDVLDRIDQFPDFDPRQHYRLTVHTTELTDTERNLAADERPGATADEIDLDL